The genomic stretch CCCCCGAGGAGCGCGGGGACCTGCTGGCGGCCTACCACCGCCGGCTGATGGGTTCCGACGTGAGGGCGCAGCAGGAGGCCGCGCGCGCGTGGAGCGTGTGGGAAGGACGCACCAGTTGCCTGTACCCCAACGCGGAGCTGGTGGCGCGCAACAGCGGGGACACCTTCGCGCTCGCCTTCGCCCGCATCGAATGCCACTACTTCGTCAACCGGGGCTTCCTGCGCGGCGACACCCAGTTGCTCGACGACGTGCACCGCATCCGCAACATCCCCGCCGTCATCGTCCAGGGGCGCTATGACGTGGTGTGCCCGCCAGAGAGCGCCTGGGCCCTGCACAAGGCCTGGCCAGAGGCGGAGTTCGTCATGGTGTCCGACGCGGGGCACTCCGCGAACGAGCCGGGCAATACCTCCGCGCTGGTGGAAGCCACGGACCGCTTCCGCGGGCGCTAGCGCCGGCTCACGTCAGCGCCGGAACCGCCGCCGTGTCGCGCTCCGAGTCCACGCGGCGGAAATAGAGGATGACCCACAGGCCCACCAGCGCGGCCACCGTCACCATGGCTTCGCCCGCGAACGCCCCTGCCTGCTTTCCCCACGCCGCGGTGGCCTGCTTCCCCACCACCACCGTCAGCGTGTTGAAGAAGGCATGGGCGCCCACCGCGAGCCAGTACCACTTCACCTCGTCGCGGATGAAGCGCTGGAGCACCACCACCGACAGCGCGATGTGCACCACCATGGAGCCCAGCCGCTCGTAGGCCCCCAGCAGCGGCATCCACCAGTCCAGCGCGGCGATGGTGGCCTTGGCCTCCACCACCTGCGCCACCTGCTCCGGCTTCAGCGGCAAGGTGGAGGGGTCCAACGCTGACAGGGCGATGACGTTGACGAGCCCCAGCGCCGACAGCCCGCCCACCAGCAGCGCCGACTCCAGGCCACCGTGGCCCACGCCGAAGCCCACCGCGTCGCGCCAACGGCGGAAGTCCTTCAGCGGCTTGCGGAAGGCCCACAGCCGCGCCGTCTCCTCGAAGAGGCCCGCGGTGAGGGACAGCACGACAATCCAGACGCCCAGAAGCACCGAGGACGTCTTCAGCGCGTCGCGCATGAAGTACTGCGCCACCTGCACCAGGGGCAGCCGGGTGAGCAACTGCGACAGCGCGAACGCCGCCGCGCCCCAGCCCACCACCTTCCAGGCCACGCCCAGCCGCCGGCGCGCCCACAGCACCATGCCCACCGGCATCAGCACGTCGAAGGCAATGGCGACCGCGTAACTGGTGACCAGCCTCGTATCCACAGCGTCCACGCTGCCTCTCCCCTCCAGGAAGCACAGGTTCCTGACGCCCAGCATCGAGGACACCAGCGAAGCGCCGCCCGAATCCAGGGGAAAGTGCCGGCCTCCAAGACTTAACGGCTTTGACCCGAAAAACAGGCGGGGCCGCTCTCTGCGGGGTGGAGCCTCCGGGCCCGCCATTCCCCCAGCAGAAAAGGCAGACGCCATGCAGCTTCCAGGACACCTCCACCGGACGGGCCTCGCGGCCCTGGTGGTCCTCACCACCCTGCTCAGCTTCCTGCTCCCCGCGCATGTCCTGGCGGCGGACCGGGGCGCGTGGGCACCCAACATCCCGTACACCGTGGGCGACATCGTCTCCCATGGAGGCAAGGGCTACGACTGCCGCCAGTCGCATCACTCCATCGTCGGCTGGGAGCCCCCCAACACACCGGCACTCTGGCTGGAACGTACGGGGAACCCACCACCGGACACCCAGGCTCCTTCCGCTCCACCTTCGCTCACGTCGACCGCGAAGACGCATGAGAGCGTGTCGCTGTCCTGGGGCGCCGCCACGGACAACGTGGGCGTCACCGGCTACGAGGTCTTCACCAACGGGGGCACGGCCGCGTCCGCGACCACCTCGGGCGCCACCAGCGCCACGGTGACGGGGCTCTCGGAGAACACGACGTACACGTTCACCGTGAGGGCGCGGGACGCCGCGGGCAACCGCTCCGCGGCGAGCAACGCGCACAGCGTGACGACCTCACCGCGTCCCGCGCCCGACACCGTGCCGCCCTCCACGCCCGGCGCCCTGCGCTCCACCGGCGTGAGCAACAGCAGCGTGTCGCTGTCCTGGAGCGCGTCCACCGACAACGTGGGCGTCACTGGCTACGAAATCTTCGTCAACGGGGGCAGCAACGCGTCCGCGACCACCTCGGGCGCCACCACCGTCACGGTGACGGGCCTGGCCGCGAACACGACCTACTCCTTCACCGTGAAGGCGCGGGATGCCGCGGGCAACCGCTCGGCGGTGAGCAACAGCGTCTCCGCGACGACGGGGACGCCGCCCGCGGGGAACAAAATCATCGTGGGCTACTGGCACAACTTCGACAACGGCTCGACGAACATCCGGCTGCGGGACGTCTCCGCGAAGTACAACATCATCCAGGTCGCCTTCGCCGAGCCCGTGGGTGGCCCGGGCTCCGGCCGCATGGCCTTCGCGCCGTACAACTCGAGCATCGCGGACTTCAAGGCGGACGTCGCCCTGCTCAAGAGCCAGGGCCGCAAGGTGCTCATCTCCATCGGCGGCGCGAATGGCACCGTCCACCTGGATGACGCCACCACGCGGCAGGACTTCGTCACCAGCATGCAGGCCCTCATCGACACCTACGGCTTCGACGGGTTGGATTTGGACCTGGAGGGCAGCTCGCTGTCTCTCAATGGCGGCGACACCGACTTCCGCAACCCCACCACGCCGCGAATCGTCAACGTCATCCAGGCCACGCGCCAGCTCCTCAACCAGAACGGCCCGGGCTTCATCCTCACCATGGCGCCCGAGACGGCCTACGTCCAAGGCGGCATGGCCGCGTACGGCGGCCCCTGGGGCGCGTACCTGCCGGTCATCCACGCGCTCCGAGACAGACTGACGTACCTGCACGTGCAGCACTACAACACCGGCACCGTCATGGCGCTCGACGGCCGGGCCTACGCGCAGAGCACGCCGGACTTCCACGTGGCCATGGCGGAGATGATGCTCCAGGGGTTCCCCGTCGGCGGCAATCCCCAGGCGATGTTCCCAGCGCTGCGGCCGGACCAGGTGCTCATCGGCCTGCCGTCGTCACCGCAGGCGGCGGGCGGCGGGTACACGACGCCGGCCAACGTGCACAAGGCGCTCGACTATCTGCTCAAGGGCCAGCCCTTCGGCGGAACCTACGTGCTGCGCAATCCCGCCGGCTACCCCGGCTTCAAGGGCCTGATGACCTGGTCCATCAACTGGGACGCGTTCACGAACTTCGAGTTCTCCGACAGCCATCGCGCGTACCTGGACACCTCTCCCTAGAGAGCCCCGGCGCGAGGGTGGCGGTCGCTGGATGACAGCGGCCGCTACCCGCGACAGTGCCCCAGCTCGGCCCGCGCCTCCGCCGTCTCCTGGACATAGGCCGTGCGCCACACGGACAGCTCCTCCCAGGCGCGGCGGGCCTCTCCGCAGGCCTCTTCCACCGCGCCCGTCAACCGAAGCGCCCGCGCGAGCCGGCGGCGCAGCCTGGGAACGCGGGCGGAGACCACCTGCCGGGCCGTGAGGTCCGCCAGCGCGGTCCGCAGTGGCGCCAGGGCCTCGGAGGGCTGACCTCGCGCGAGATGGACGTCCCCCAGCAGCAGGAGCGCCTCGATGCGCTCGGACGACGAAGGCCCCAGGTCCCGCTCCATGGCCACGAGCGCCTGGTCCACGTGACGACGGGCCTCGTCCACCTGCCCTAAAAAGAGGAGAGCATCCGCCAGGTAGCGCAGTCCCGAACCGTCCACCTCCCCCTTGTCGGCCAGGGGCCGCTGGAGCGAGACGCCGCGAGCGTGGAAGCCGCGGGCCTCGTCCGGACGCCCCAGGAGACGCAGCAGCCGGCCCACCTCGTGCGCATCCAGCGCCACCTCCGGGTGGGTGGCGCCATAGGCACGCTCGCGATGCGCCAGGAGGCCTCGGGCATACTCCAGCTCCGGCAAACGCTCGCCCTGCTCGCCCAGCACCCCCAGCCGATTGGACTTCACCCCTATCAACACCGGGCTGTCGGCGGCCACGCTCTTGAGCGCCACGGCCCAGCTCTCCTCCGCGGCCTCCCGCGCCTGGGCCCCATGCCCCCGCTCGAAGTAGACGAGGGCCAGGTTGGACAAGGTCCGGGCCACCGACAGGTTCTCCGCACCCAGCGTCTGGCGAAGGATGCCCAGCGCCCGCTTGAGGACGGCCTCGGCGCTCGATAGCTCCCCCAGGAGGGCCAGCGTGCCCCCCAGGTTCGACAGGGCCCGTCCCGTGTCCCGGTGCGCCAGCCCGTGGTGCTTCTCATGGACGCGCAGCGCTTCCTCCTGCCAACGCTTCGCCTCCAGCAACCGCCCCTGTTGCCGGGCCAGCAATCCCAGCCGGCCGTTCAGCTCCGCGCGCGCGAACGTCTGGCCCCGGGCGCTGGCGGTTTCCAGCGAGGCACGTAGCAGCGACTCGGCCTCCGAGAAGCGGCCCTCCTGCTCCAGGAGCTCCGCCTGCACCTGGTCCAGCAGGGTGTCCAGCTCGGCGTCTCGCAGCGTCTCCGCCAATGCCCGGGCGCGATGGAGGAAGGGCCACGCCTCCTGGGGCCGTCCCATTCCGTACCCATGCAGCCAGGCCTGGAAGTGCAGCACCCGCGCGAGCACGCCCAGATGCCGCCCTGCCTCGGCCGCCAGAGAGCCCTGGACCAGGGACTCGCGCGCGTCCTCGAACGCCCCCGCGTCCTCCTGCAATCGCGAGCAGAGAAGATGCGCCTCGGCTTCCAGCGGCCGATGATGGGTGGCGAGCGCGCGCTCCCGGGCGGCCAGCGCGATTCGCAGCGCCTCGGGGGTATGCCCCGCGAGCCTCTCCGCGTTCGCCCGCGCGAGCTCCGCGCGCACCGCGTCCACCTCCGCACGCGCCTTCGGGTCCTCCGGCGGAGACACGGCCTCCTGCAACGTGCGCACGTCCGCGCACCCGCCCACGCCCCCGAGCGAGGCCCCCAGCCCGAAGCCCCGCTCCACCGTCCGCGCGTCCGCGCCCTGGAGCGCCACCGTCAGCCGCGACAGCTCTCCCAGCCGTTGGTCCAGGCACGTCATCCGCAGCCCCAGCGCCGCTTCCGACTGCTCGCCGAAGACACGCGTCGCCTCGCACGCGGACTGATGCGCGCGCGTCCAGTCCTGCGTCCACTGCTCCAGCGTGGAGGCCACGGCCTGGAACGAGGCCTCGGCCGCGGGGGCTCCCGTCCCCAGGAAGGCCTGACGCGTGGCCTCACGCACGGACGCGTCCCAGATGCCCTCGAGGTGCCGCTCACTGCCCTGGCAGGCTTCGCTCGGCGCCGCCGCGGAAGGCCCCAGCACGAGGAACCCCAGGCCCACCAGTCCTCCCGCGAGCACCGCCGTGGCCGCGCTGCGCTTCCAGGCCCCCACCTCCCGCGCGAGGCGGGCTCGCAGCACCTGCATGGACTCGAAGCGCCGCGACGGGTCCACGGAGAGGCCCCGCCGCACCACGGCCTTGAGCCACGAGGGCACGCCCCGCTGCTCCGGACGCACCTCCTGGCGCTGCATGGACGCCAGGAGTTCCTCGCGCGTGGCACCCGCGAAGGGCCGCTGCCCGTTGAGCGCCTCGTAGAGCGCGACGCAGAAGGCGAACTGGTCCGAACGGGCATCCCCCCGCTCTCCGCGAAGCTGCTCCGGCGCGCCGTAGGCGGGGGTCCCCAGGAAGGTCCCCGTGACGGTGAGCGGCGCCTCGCCGGAGTCGATGGCCGCATCCTCCCGAGGAGGCCCCAGTCCCACCGCGGCGTTGGCCAGGCCAAAGTCGGTGATGCGCACCTGACCGTCGCGCGTCAGCAGGACGTTGTCGGGCTTGAAGTCGCGGTGGATGATGCCCAGCGCGTGCGTGGCCGCGAGCCCATCCGCCGCCTGGATGAAGCGCGCCAGGATTTCCCGGCGCGTGCGCGGCTTCTCCGCCAGCCACCGCCGGAGCGTGCCGCCCTCGACGAGCTCCATCACCAGGAAGAGCTGTCCCTGGAACTCGCCCACGTCATGCAGCCGGGCGACATGGGGATGCGACAGGCGGGCCATCGTGCGGGCCTCGCGCTCCAATCGCTGACGCGCCTGGGCCAGCGAGTCCTCACCGAGCCTCGCGAGGTTCAGCAGCTTGAGCGCCACCTTGCGGTCCAGCTCCGGGTCATAGGCGGCATGGACGCGCCCCATGCCACCTTCGCCGAGCAGCCCGAGCACCACGTACCGTCCCACCCGCGCACCGGAGACGAGCAGCCCCGTGTCAACCAACGGGGGAGGATTCTCCAGCCCCCCTAGCGCGGCAAGCACGCTCCGGCACTCCGAGCAGCCGGAGACATGCTGGCGCACCGTCGTCATGCCATCCGGGTCCAACGCGCCGTTCGCAAACCCCGACAGTGCGTTCTCATCCGGGCAGCTCATTCGCGCCCCTCCAGCAGGCCCGAGAGGCTCAAGTCCAGCCGCCCATGGATGGCGCGCATCACGCTGTCCACTTCCGGCTCGGGCAACGACAGGCGTTCAGCGAGCGCGCGCCGCGTCCGCTTCTCCAGCAGCGACTGCACCGCGGTGAGCCGGCGTGACAGGGTGGACTTGTGCAGGTCGAACAGGGCGCCCATGCGCTCCAGGGAGAGGCGCTCGACGAAGTGCAGCCGCAGCAACTCCCGGTCCTCATCGTCCAGCGAGGCCACCGCCCGGACAAAGGCCGCACGCACATGCCCCCGGGCCTCCTCCCGCACGAAGCCCAGCTCCAGGCCGCCCGGCGCGGGGTGTGCGGCGAGCACCTCGGCCTCGACGTGGGACTCTTCTCCCAGCGCCTTGCGCATCCGCAGCGCGAGCCGCGTCGCGGAGATGCTCACCCAGTGCAGCAACGGGCCCGCGCCCGCGTAGCCGAGCAACCGGGACGGCGCCTCCGCGCGAGGCATCAAGAGGTTGGCCCGGAGCGCTTGCAACACCTCGTCCGTGAACACCGGCGAGGGGTGGATGCGCGCCAAGGGAACGCGCAGCTTGAGGAGGACCTCCTGCTCCAGGAGCGCACGGGCCGCTGGCAGTCCCTGCGCGCAGGAGAGCGCGAGCGCGACGTCCCTGGCATGCAGTCGCTCCAGCGCGAGCACCGGGTCCACCGCTCGCGACAGCAGCGCCCCCAGGTGTTGGGCGAAGGCCTTGGACTCGGGCGCGGCGGCGTGGAGGGCCGCGGCCAGGGAGACGGCGCGGTCCACGGCCTCCCTGGCACTCGGCGCCGCACGGAGGCGAGCGGAGGACGGCTCGCCAGCGGCTTGCAACACCCACTCGAAGAACTCCGCGTTCGCCCCATGCATCCCAAGCGCTCCTGACATCACGCTGACGATACATCAAGCCCACGATTCAACGAGACCAGGGCCCGGAGTCACCGGGTGCTCAAACCTTCCGCGCGCTCAGGGCCTCGGCCAGCTCCGCGTAGAGGTGGATGGCGCTGCGGATGGACTTCTCCCAGTCGCCCAGGTGCAGGCTTTCATTCTCCGAATGGGCATAGGTGTACGGGTCCTCCACGCCGATGAGCAGCGCGGGCACGCCGCCCAGCTCCTTCGCGAAGGGCTCCACGAAGGGAATGGAGGCGCCGCAGCCAATGGCGACCGCCTTCGTGCCGTAGCCCTTCTCCAGCGCGCGGAAGGCCGCCTGGAACGCGGGGTGAGACGGGTCCGTGTACCACCAGCCGGACGCGCCCTCCGTGTCGAAGTGGACCTCCAACCCCCACGGGCACACCTTGCGCAGGTGCTCCTTCAGGCGCTGCTCCACGTCGCGCGCCTCCAGGTCCGGGACGATGCGGATGCCCACCCGCGCCCAGGCCGAATCACAGATGATGTTGCGCGCGTCCTTGCGGCTGCTGGCCTGGATGGCATTGATGGCGATGCTCGGCTGACGCCAGTTCATCTCCCACGGATGCGCCCCGCCTCCCAGCACCTGCGCGCCCGGCAGCAGGCCCGACTGCGCGCGGAAGTGCGCCTCGTCTCCGGGCAGGGACTGGATGCTCTGGCGCTCCGCGTCCGTCAGCGGCTTCACGCGCTCACGGATGCCTTCAATGGCGATGGAGCCATCCTCGTGCGTCAGCGTGGCCAGCATGCGGCACAGCGCCATGACGGGGTCCGGCACCGGCCCGCCCCACATGCCCGAGTGCACCGCCTGCCGCAGCGCCCGCACCTCCACGTCCACCGTGACGAGCCCGCGCAGCGCGGTGGTGATGGACGGCAGGCCGGTGTCGAAGTTGGACGTGTCGGTGAGGACGATGGCGTCCGCCTTCAGGAGCGCCGCGTGCTCCTGGAGGAAGGCGCCCAGGAAGTTGCTGCCAATCTCCTCCTCACCCTCGATGATGACCTTCACGTTGAGCGGCAACGCTCCCGCGCCCTTCAGCCACGACTCCACCGCGGACGTGTGCACGACGATGCCCGCCTTGTCGTCCGCCGAGCCGCGGCCGTACAGCCGGCCGTCGCGCTCCACCGGCTCGAACGGAGGGCTCTTCCACGCGGCCTCGTCGCCCGCGGGCTGCACGTCATGGTGCGCGTAGAGCAGCAGCGTGGGCTTGCCCGGCGCCTTGAGCACCTCGCCATAGACGTAGGGGTGCGTGCCCTCGATTTCGAGTAGCTGAACGTTTTCAAAACCACGGTCTTTCAACAGCCGTGCAGTCGCTTCCGCGCTGCGTCGTACCTGCGTCGCATCAAAGCCAGGAAATGAGACACTGGGAATCCGGACGAGGGACTTGAGGTCCTCCAGGTACGTCTGCTTCTTCGACTCGAAGTGTGAGAGAGCGTTGTCGGTGGACATGCTCACCCCTTAACCCAAAAAGGCGGGCAGGCGTGCCATGTCCCCGCGCGGATGTTGCGCGGTCCAAGTATCATCCAGGGCCATGTCCGACACCCCGACCCTGCTGCTCGTCGATGACGACAGTTTCGTGCGCCGTATCCTCAAGGACGTCATCGCCGACACAGGCATCGAGCTGCGGCTGCTCGAGGCCGCGGACGGTGAGGAAGGATTGGCCGTGGCCGCGCGGGAGAAGCCCGCGGTGATGTTCCTGGACCTGTTCATGCCGAAGAAGAGTGGACTGGAGGTCCTGGGCGCCATCAAGACGGTGTCGCCCACCACGCGCGTGTTGGTCATCAGCAGCATGGACGCGGAGCCCGTCGTGGAGCAGGCCATGGCGGCAGGCGCCGTGGGCTTCGTGGGCAAGCCCTTCCATCCGCTCGAGATCGCCTCGGCAGTGCGCCAGGCGCTGGCTCACTGACCCCAGGGGTGTCTGCGTGTCGTCTTCTGCTGTCGGTTACTGGGTCGCGGACAATCTCGGACGTGTGCTGGGGCCCCTGGCGCTCCAGGCCCTCCGGGAACTGATTTCCTCCGGACGCTTGAAGGCCGCGGTGCGCGCCTCGCGGGATGGGACGAACTGGGTCGCCCTGCCGGAGCTGCCCGAGCTGAGCGACTTGTTCGCCAGCGCGCGGCCCTCGCCCTCCCTGGAGCTGCAGCAAGCCGAGCGCCTGCGCGCGCAGATGCGCGCCATGCAGAGCCTGCCGGCCCACGAAGTCTTCGGCCTCAAGCCCACCGCCAACCTGGACGAGCTGCGTCTGGCCTACTTCCGCATGGCCAAGCGCTTCACGCCGGACCACGTATCCCCGGACACGCACCCGGAGCTGAAGAAGGTGTCGGCGGAGATCTTCGACTTCCTGTCGCGCCGCATGCGCGACGCGGAGGCCACCTGGACGCAGGCGGCGCAGGCCCCCCGCCCTCCGCCGCCCGTCGTGCCGGCCGCGCCGCCCCGGCCCCCGCCGGTGGTGCACGCGGCCCCCGCGGCGGTGCGCGCGCCCGTCGTGTCCGCCGCGCCCCCGCCGCGCCCCGTGCAGGCCGCGCCGGTGATGGCGCGGGCACCCATTGCCCCGCCGCCGCCCGCTCCGCCGCCGTCCGCGCCTCCACCGCCCGCCCCGGCCATGCGCCGGGCCGCGGCGGCGCCCACCTATTCCAGCGCGGAGTTCGTCGGCCTGGAGCGGCGTTCGGACGACCGCATCCACGCGGACGTGAAGGTGACGCTGCAGAACGCGGGCATCTTCACCGACCACCGCATCATCAACCTGTCATCGGGCGGACTGTTCATCGCCACGGACAAGCCGCTGCGGCTGGGGACGCTGGTGGAGCTCACCTTGCGCTTCGATGAGCCGTCCCGGGTGCTGACGCTCCGCAGCTCCGTCATCTGGGAGAACTCGCTGGAGGACGGAAAGAACCCGCGCGGCTACGGGTTGCGTCTGAGCCACCTTCGCCCGGAGGAGAAGGAATTCGTTCAGAAGTATCTGGCTCGCGCAAAGGACCTGAAAAAGAAGCCCTGAGGCCAGGCGCTACAGCATCTGTCCCAGGAAGACGGCGCCCGTCATCACGAAGGCCGCCATCACGGCCATGACAGCCTTCAGCTCCAGGTCATCGCGGTCCATCAGGTTCATGAAGTTCATCGTCGTGCCCTCCGAGTGTTGCCCCTCGCCCTTCCATACGGGGTGCGGGAAAACCCATTGCGTCCGCCGCCGCCGGCTCCGCTGAAGTTCCCTTGCGGACGGGGCGGTGGACCCAGAGGATGACCGCCGTGTCCACCGCCTCCGCCGAATACCGGCTGCTCGAAGCGATGCCCCTCCCCACCGCCCTCATCCGCGGTGAGCAGGTGCTACGGGTCAACGCGGCGCTCGCTACCCTGCTGGGCGTTCCGGCGGCGGAGCTGGAAGCCCTGTCACTCTCCGAAAGCATCCGCCGCTTCGTCCCCGCGGAGCGCGGCTGGGTGGAGCCGCTGTACGAATCCCTCGTCCGGGGTGGGCCGCTGCCCGAAGGGCCCGTGTGGGTGCGCGTGCAGCCGGCGAGGGGCCCCCAGCGCACGCTGGCCCTGAGGCATGCGCCCGGAGCGCACCCGGACGAGCTGGTGGTGGTGCTGCTGGAGGCGGAAGCGGAGGACTCCGTGCGGCGCCTCTCGGAGGCGTTGGTGGCGGCCGCCGCGACGATGCTGCGCTGCCGCGACGAGCGGTCGGTGCTGGAGACGGCCGTGGACGCCATCTACCGCCAGGGCTTCTCCGTGTCCGTCATCCACGTGGACGGCGACGCCTTCCGGTACGGGCCCCTGCGGCAGAACCCCTTCATCGTCGCCGAGGCCGAGCAGCTCTACGGCATGCCCCTGGCGGACGTGCGCATTCCGAATGCCGCGCTGCCGCACTTCCTGGAGGTGCTCGAGCGGCGCAAGGCGGCCTTCCACCACGACATGCTTGGCGTGGCGCGCTTCCCGTCTTCAACCCACGGGGGGAGCCCCGTGTGCCAGCTGCATCCGCCAGACATGCGCGGGCTGGACGCGCCCATCCTCGTGGACGGGCATCCGTTCGGCGTGCTCTCCGTGCAGGGTCCCGCCCTCACCCCCGCGGGCGCCAGCACCCTGGAGCTGTTCGCGCAGCTGGTGGGCGGCGCGCTGGAGAACGTGCGCCATCACCAGACGTCCGCGGTGCGGCTGGAGGAGGTGTCCCGGCTCCAGGACGAGCTGGTGGCGCGCGAGCGGCTGGAGGTGCTGGGCGAGGCCGCGGGCGTCGTGGCCCACGAGGTGCGCAATCCCCTGGGCGCCATCCTCAACGCGGTGGCGGTGCTGCGCCGCGAGGCCCACCTGGGGCCCACGGGCCAGGCCGCGGTGGGCATGCTGGAGGAGGAGGCCATCCGGCTGGAGGACATCGTCCGGGACCTGCTGGACGTGGTGCGCCCGTTGGAGCCGCGCCCCCGCCCCGTGCAGTTGGGCGAGCTGGTGCGCCGCGCGCTGGGGCAGATGCATGGCCCGCCGGACGCCCCCACGCTGCGCTTCAGCGTGGACGAGGCCGCGGAGACGCCTCCACTCGAAGGTGACGAGACGCTGCTCCAGCTGGCGGTGACGCACCTGGTGCGCAACGCCGTGCAGGCCTCACCCGCGGGCGGCAAGGTGCGCATGACGGTGGAGCCCGTGGACGGCGGCGTGCGCCTGGTGGTGGAGGACGAAGGGCCCGGCATTCCCGATGTGGACCCGCAGCGCGTCTTCCAGCCCTTCTTCCTCACCCGCGCCAATGGACGGGGGCTGGGGCTGGCCATTGTCCGGCGCGTGGTGCTGGCACACGAGGGCAGCGTACGCGCCAGCAGCCGGCCTCGCGGCGGTGCTCGCTTCGAGCTGTGGCTGCCGCGAGCGCCTAGCCGTATGTCTCCCGTTTGATGCGCTTGTCCTCGATGCCCAGCGCGTGGAGGTGGCCCAGCACCGTCTCCATGAAGCGCGGCGTGGAGGGCGTGCGCGTCTCCAGCGCCTTGCGCCGGTCCCACGGCGTAATCGCCGGGCCGCAGGCGTACACCAGGCACGTGTCCCGGTCCTGAATCAGCTCCTCCAGCAGGGACTGGTGGATGCGGCCCTTCCGCACGGCGGCGCCGAAGCGCGACTCGTCCGTCTCACGGGTGAGCGTGTGCACCACGCGCACGCGGTCCGGGTGCTGGCGCTCCAGGGCGGCCAGCTCTTCGCCGTACAGCACGTCCCCCCACGTCTTGTTGGAGAAGAGGAAGGTGTGGCGCAGCTTCAGCCCCCGGTGGAGCGCGTCCTTGAGGATGGCGAAGTTGGGCACCGCGCCGGAACCGGCCACCAGGTGGACGACGTGCCCGGTGCGCTCCTCCACGTCCTCCGGCAGCACGTAGGGCCCCATGAAGGCCATCACCTTCATCCGCGCGCCGGTGAGCCGGCCATGCACGAGGTAGGGCGACAAGAGCGGCGGATAGCGGGTGAGGCCGGGGATGAACTCCTCGTCCTTCACGGTGATGGCCACCAGCGGCTCGTGCGGCGCGGAGGCGAGCGAGTAGGAACGCTGCGGCTCCTTCCGCCCCTTCTGCTCCTGGAGGTAGGCCGACAGGCGGCCCAATGCGGGGAACTGGTGCGGGTCGATGTTGAGGAACTGCCCGGCCTTGTAATCCAGCGGGACTCCGCCGAAATCCAGGAACAGCGTCGCCGTGTCGTGCGTGTCCATCCGCACGTGGTCGACGGTGACCTCGTATTCCACGGGCTTCCTGGCGCGCGACGCGCGGGCTTCGACCAGACTCATGCGCCCTCCCATAGCCAACCCGCATGGAGGGTGGGAAGAGGGGAAGGAAAAACCGTCCCGCCCCCCAGTCCCACATGAGCGTTGGCTGTACGACGGCCCGCCCGGCAGGCGAGGCGCCGGGACAGGAGGGGTGCTGACGCGCGACACTTGTCGGAACTACATCTGCGGGTGGAGCGTTGAGGGCCTGGGACGACTGCCCCCCTGAGCTAGAGGCGACCGATACGTGCTGCGCATTCTCTTCTTCCTGATGTCGAAGCTGCCAGAAGGCGCCCGCCAGCAGGTGGTCCGCGCCCTGATGGACGGCGTCTGGGACACCCTGGCGAACGAGAAGGTCCTGGGGCGGGAGAACATCCCGGACCAACCCTGCCTCTTTCTCTGCAACCACCTGTCCAACGCGGACGGCTTCACGCTGGACCGGGCCTTCCGGCCGCGCAAGGTCGTCTTCCTGGCCGGAGTGAAGCTGAAGAGCACGGTGATGACGCGCCTGGCGGCGGAGACGATGGAGACCATCGCCATCAAGCCCAACTCGCCCGACATCGAGGCGATGCGGCGGGCGCTGGAGACCATCAAGGCCGGCAAGTCGGTGCTCATCTTCCCGGAAGGCGCGCGCAGCCGCACGGGCACCCTCACCCAGGCGAAGAAGGGACTGT from Myxococcus xanthus encodes the following:
- a CDS encoding transcriptional regulator, whose product is MHGANAEFFEWVLQAAGEPSSARLRAAPSAREAVDRAVSLAAALHAAAPESKAFAQHLGALLSRAVDPVLALERLHARDVALALSCAQGLPAARALLEQEVLLKLRVPLARIHPSPVFTDEVLQALRANLLMPRAEAPSRLLGYAGAGPLLHWVSISATRLALRMRKALGEESHVEAEVLAAHPAPGGLELGFVREEARGHVRAAFVRAVASLDDEDRELLRLHFVERLSLERMGALFDLHKSTLSRRLTAVQSLLEKRTRRALAERLSLPEPEVDSVMRAIHGRLDLSLSGLLEGRE
- a CDS encoding fibronectin type III domain-containing protein codes for the protein MQLPGHLHRTGLAALVVLTTLLSFLLPAHVLAADRGAWAPNIPYTVGDIVSHGGKGYDCRQSHHSIVGWEPPNTPALWLERTGNPPPDTQAPSAPPSLTSTAKTHESVSLSWGAATDNVGVTGYEVFTNGGTAASATTSGATSATVTGLSENTTYTFTVRARDAAGNRSAASNAHSVTTSPRPAPDTVPPSTPGALRSTGVSNSSVSLSWSASTDNVGVTGYEIFVNGGSNASATTSGATTVTVTGLAANTTYSFTVKARDAAGNRSAVSNSVSATTGTPPAGNKIIVGYWHNFDNGSTNIRLRDVSAKYNIIQVAFAEPVGGPGSGRMAFAPYNSSIADFKADVALLKSQGRKVLISIGGANGTVHLDDATTRQDFVTSMQALIDTYGFDGLDLDLEGSSLSLNGGDTDFRNPTTPRIVNVIQATRQLLNQNGPGFILTMAPETAYVQGGMAAYGGPWGAYLPVIHALRDRLTYLHVQHYNTGTVMALDGRAYAQSTPDFHVAMAEMMLQGFPVGGNPQAMFPALRPDQVLIGLPSSPQAAGGGYTTPANVHKALDYLLKGQPFGGTYVLRNPAGYPGFKGLMTWSINWDAFTNFEFSDSHRAYLDTSP
- a CDS encoding YhfC family intramembrane metalloprotease, with protein sequence MLGVRNLCFLEGRGSVDAVDTRLVTSYAVAIAFDVLMPVGMVLWARRRLGVAWKVVGWGAAAFALSQLLTRLPLVQVAQYFMRDALKTSSVLLGVWIVVLSLTAGLFEETARLWAFRKPLKDFRRWRDAVGFGVGHGGLESALLVGGLSALGLVNVIALSALDPSTLPLKPEQVAQVVEAKATIAALDWWMPLLGAYERLGSMVVHIALSVVVLQRFIRDEVKWYWLAVGAHAFFNTLTVVVGKQATAAWGKQAGAFAGEAMVTVAALVGLWVILYFRRVDSERDTAAVPALT
- a CDS encoding serine/threonine-protein kinase, whose protein sequence is MSCPDENALSGFANGALDPDGMTTVRQHVSGCSECRSVLAALGGLENPPPLVDTGLLVSGARVGRYVVLGLLGEGGMGRVHAAYDPELDRKVALKLLNLARLGEDSLAQARQRLEREARTMARLSHPHVARLHDVGEFQGQLFLVMELVEGGTLRRWLAEKPRTRREILARFIQAADGLAATHALGIIHRDFKPDNVLLTRDGQVRITDFGLANAAVGLGPPREDAAIDSGEAPLTVTGTFLGTPAYGAPEQLRGERGDARSDQFAFCVALYEALNGQRPFAGATREELLASMQRQEVRPEQRGVPSWLKAVVRRGLSVDPSRRFESMQVLRARLAREVGAWKRSAATAVLAGGLVGLGFLVLGPSAAAPSEACQGSERHLEGIWDASVREATRQAFLGTGAPAAEASFQAVASTLEQWTQDWTRAHQSACEATRVFGEQSEAALGLRMTCLDQRLGELSRLTVALQGADARTVERGFGLGASLGGVGGCADVRTLQEAVSPPEDPKARAEVDAVRAELARANAERLAGHTPEALRIALAARERALATHHRPLEAEAHLLCSRLQEDAGAFEDARESLVQGSLAAEAGRHLGVLARVLHFQAWLHGYGMGRPQEAWPFLHRARALAETLRDAELDTLLDQVQAELLEQEGRFSEAESLLRASLETASARGQTFARAELNGRLGLLARQQGRLLEAKRWQEEALRVHEKHHGLAHRDTGRALSNLGGTLALLGELSSAEAVLKRALGILRQTLGAENLSVARTLSNLALVYFERGHGAQAREAAEESWAVALKSVAADSPVLIGVKSNRLGVLGEQGERLPELEYARGLLAHRERAYGATHPEVALDAHEVGRLLRLLGRPDEARGFHARGVSLQRPLADKGEVDGSGLRYLADALLFLGQVDEARRHVDQALVAMERDLGPSSSERIEALLLLGDVHLARGQPSEALAPLRTALADLTARQVVSARVPRLRRRLARALRLTGAVEEACGEARRAWEELSVWRTAYVQETAEARAELGHCRG